In Urechidicola croceus, a single window of DNA contains:
- a CDS encoding outer membrane protein, translated as MKKKLLLTIAVLFSLPFFAQYSNFSIELNYPIPIDKNFIGKNFNGIADLGFKYKFSSAKTLNIGASINSSLLANKTINNRPSFELTVFSIQPRLFAELSSETLENFRPSIGLGYTFMIFSIFDKNNFNPQNPNGPVDSETYSGLNLNLGMSYDISNQFYGQIQYDFVKLGSDSDFTDSKYNSNVNILKIGVGYRL; from the coding sequence ATGAAAAAAAAATTACTCTTAACGATTGCAGTTCTATTCTCTTTACCTTTTTTTGCTCAATATTCAAATTTTAGTATTGAATTGAATTATCCTATACCTATTGACAAAAATTTTATTGGTAAAAATTTTAATGGAATTGCTGACTTAGGCTTTAAATACAAATTTTCAAGCGCCAAAACCTTAAATATAGGCGCTTCAATAAACTCATCATTACTAGCAAACAAAACTATAAACAATCGACCTTCTTTCGAATTAACAGTATTTTCAATTCAACCTCGTTTATTTGCCGAATTATCATCAGAAACATTAGAGAATTTTCGCCCTTCTATTGGTTTAGGATATACATTTATGATTTTCAGCATATTTGATAAAAATAATTTCAACCCGCAAAATCCTAATGGTCCAGTTGATAGTGAAACATATAGTGGTCTTAATTTAAATTTAGGTATGTCTTATGATATTTCAAATCAATTTTATGGACAAATTCAATATGACTTTGTTAAACTTGGGAGCGATAGTGATTTTACAGACTCAAAATATAATTCAAATGTAAATATTTTAAAAATTGGGGTTGGTTATAGGCTTTAA
- a CDS encoding bleomycin resistance protein, with product MLTDIHPKLPMRDKNVTRAFYIHNLGFKEFGSTDFEGYLMIEKDQIQIHFFEFKELDPRENYGQVYIRTDNIDAFYQSLLDKKTTIHPNGQLEVKPWLQKEFSILDPDNNLLTFGQSV from the coding sequence ATGCTAACTGACATTCACCCAAAATTACCAATGCGTGACAAAAATGTTACGAGAGCGTTTTACATACATAATTTAGGTTTTAAAGAATTCGGAAGTACCGACTTTGAAGGTTATTTAATGATTGAAAAAGACCAAATTCAAATTCACTTCTTTGAATTTAAAGAACTTGACCCAAGGGAAAACTATGGCCAAGTTTATATAAGAACGGACAATATTGACGCTTTTTACCAATCATTATTAGACAAAAAGACAACCATTCACCCAAATGGTCAATTAGAAGTTAAACCTTGGTTACAAAAGGAGTTTTCGATACTTGACCCAGATAATAATCTACTCACATTTGGACAAAGTGTTTAG
- the xylA gene encoding xylose isomerase encodes MALIGDKEYFKGIGEIKFEGKESDNPLAFKYYNPEQVVAGKKMKDWFKFSVAYWHTFCGQGADPFGPGTQNFEWDKPSDAIEAAKAKADAAFEFTTKMGFGYYCFHDYDLVREGATFAESESRLAAVIDVLKEKQAASGVKLLWGTANCFSNPRYMNGAATNPDFNVLARAGGQIKLALDATIALGGENYVFWGGREGYMSLLNTDMNRELDHMGKFLQMARDYARAQGFKGNFFIEPKPMEPMKHQYDFDSATAIGFLNKYGLQDDFKINIEVNHATLAQHTFQHEIEVAAGAGMLGSLDANRGDYQNGWDTDQFPNNIQETTEAMLVFMKAGGLQGGGVNFDAKIRRNSTDLEDVFLAHIGGADTFARALLTADAIISNSQYDALREKRYASFDSGKGKDFENGKLDFADLYKIAQENGELDLQSGKQELFENIINQYI; translated from the coding sequence ATGGCATTAATAGGCGACAAAGAATACTTTAAAGGTATCGGCGAAATCAAATTTGAAGGAAAGGAATCAGACAATCCTTTAGCATTCAAATACTACAACCCAGAGCAAGTTGTAGCAGGAAAAAAAATGAAAGATTGGTTTAAATTTTCAGTAGCATATTGGCACACATTCTGTGGTCAAGGTGCAGATCCTTTTGGACCTGGAACTCAAAATTTTGAATGGGACAAACCATCAGATGCAATTGAAGCTGCAAAAGCAAAAGCAGATGCAGCATTTGAATTTACTACTAAAATGGGATTTGGATACTACTGTTTTCACGATTATGATTTAGTAAGAGAAGGTGCAACATTTGCAGAATCTGAAAGTAGATTGGCTGCTGTTATTGATGTATTGAAAGAAAAACAAGCTGCTTCTGGAGTTAAACTTTTATGGGGAACTGCAAACTGCTTTTCAAATCCAAGATACATGAATGGTGCTGCTACCAATCCAGACTTTAATGTATTGGCACGTGCAGGAGGTCAAATTAAATTGGCTTTAGATGCAACGATTGCTTTAGGTGGTGAAAACTACGTTTTCTGGGGAGGTCGTGAAGGTTACATGTCGTTATTAAATACTGATATGAACCGTGAGTTAGATCATATGGGTAAATTCCTTCAAATGGCTCGTGACTATGCAAGAGCACAAGGATTTAAAGGAAACTTCTTTATTGAGCCAAAACCAATGGAACCAATGAAGCATCAATACGATTTTGATTCTGCTACTGCAATTGGTTTCTTAAATAAATATGGTTTACAAGACGATTTCAAAATTAATATTGAAGTAAACCACGCAACATTAGCACAGCACACATTCCAACACGAGATTGAAGTGGCTGCAGGAGCTGGAATGTTGGGAAGTTTAGATGCAAACCGTGGAGATTATCAAAACGGATGGGATACAGATCAGTTTCCAAATAATATTCAAGAAACTACCGAAGCAATGCTAGTTTTTATGAAAGCAGGAGGTCTTCAAGGTGGAGGAGTTAATTTTGATGCAAAAATCAGAAGAAACTCAACAGACTTAGAAGATGTTTTCTTGGCTCACATTGGTGGAGCAGATACCTTTGCAAGAGCGTTATTAACTGCTGATGCAATTATCTCAAACTCGCAATATGATGCGTTAAGAGAAAAAAGATATGCTTCTTTTGATTCAGGAAAAGGAAAAGATTTCGAAAATGGAAAATTAGATTTCGCTGATTTGTATAAAATCGCTCAAGAAAATGGCGAATTAGACTTACAAAGTGGAAAACAAGAATTATTTGAAAACATCATCAATCAATATATTTAA
- a CDS encoding lactonase family protein yields the protein MNHFTQKAFLGAILLISVSCNQKKSKNTMSQAPKKVEAQELLVGTYTDATSKGIYKMFFNSETGELENKGLVAEAVSPSYFAISKDRQYVYSVNEMEKGEVSSFKWNDDRTQLNLVSNVSSEGMHPCYAELNSDESMFATANYSSGNIAVYNLDGKGGIQEHPQTGQHTGKSIVVPNQEAPHAHCVKFSKDNNFLYAVDLGIDEIVLYPIDSQGKLDAKQTALKLDAGDGPRHIIYHPTKDIAFIINELSSSVVSVKINTETGAFEKIDKKSTLPEGFKGKSFCADIHISSDGKFLYASNRGHNTIGIFSVSENGELELIGNESVQGEWPRNFVISPNEKFLLVANKDTNNITVFSIDAETGLLTFTGNEIELSKPICLKF from the coding sequence ATGAACCATTTCACTCAAAAAGCCTTTTTAGGTGCTATTCTGCTTATTTCGGTAAGTTGTAATCAAAAAAAATCAAAAAATACAATGAGTCAAGCACCTAAAAAAGTAGAAGCCCAAGAACTTTTAGTGGGTACTTATACCGATGCTACAAGTAAAGGAATCTATAAGATGTTTTTTAATTCAGAAACTGGAGAATTAGAGAACAAAGGCTTGGTTGCTGAGGCTGTGAGTCCATCTTATTTTGCAATCAGCAAAGACCGTCAATATGTATATTCTGTTAACGAAATGGAAAAAGGGGAGGTGTCGTCTTTTAAATGGAATGATGACAGAACACAGTTAAACTTAGTGAGCAATGTATCTAGCGAAGGAATGCATCCTTGTTATGCCGAGTTAAATAGCGACGAAAGTATGTTTGCCACCGCCAATTACAGCTCAGGCAATATAGCAGTTTATAATCTTGATGGTAAAGGTGGAATTCAAGAACATCCACAAACAGGTCAACACACTGGTAAAAGTATAGTGGTTCCTAACCAAGAAGCACCACATGCGCATTGTGTAAAATTCAGTAAAGACAATAATTTTTTATATGCTGTCGATCTTGGAATTGATGAAATTGTACTATATCCTATTGATAGTCAGGGGAAATTGGATGCGAAACAAACAGCCTTAAAACTAGATGCAGGAGATGGACCAAGACATATCATTTATCATCCAACGAAAGACATCGCATTTATAATTAATGAATTGTCAAGTTCGGTAGTGTCAGTTAAAATAAATACTGAAACGGGAGCATTTGAAAAAATAGATAAGAAAAGTACACTTCCAGAAGGTTTTAAGGGTAAAAGTTTTTGTGCCGATATTCACATAAGTTCTGATGGTAAATTTTTATATGCTTCTAATCGTGGACATAATACGATTGGGATATTTTCAGTTTCTGAAAATGGAGAGTTAGAATTAATAGGGAATGAGTCTGTACAAGGAGAATGGCCACGTAATTTTGTGATTTCGCCAAATGAGAAGTTTTTATTAGTTGCCAATAAAGATACCAACAATATTACAGTGTTTAGTATAGATGCTGAAACTGGTTTGTTAACTTTTACTGGTAATGAAATAGAACTTTCAAAACCAATTTGTTTGAAATTTTAA
- a CDS encoding sodium:solute symporter, with protein sequence MESVLQTADWWVLGIYFIALIGVAVWVVLQKNKNTEDYFLAGRNVGWFVIGASIFASNIGSEHVVGLAGTGFSSGTPMAHYELHAWIVLLLGWLFLPFYMRSGAFTMPEFLEKRFDSRSRWFLSLFSLVAYVLTKVSVTIYAGGIVVSELLGIPFWYGAIGIVIFTGIYTVVGGMKAVIYTETLQTIILILGSLIITYLGLQEVGGWNQLHKTVTEVSPDHFNMWRSYKDPDFPWTGMLIGGTIVGVWYWCTDQYIVQRTLAANNIKIGRRGAIFGAYLKLLPILIFLIPGIIAFALTIQNPEIYAVEKADRAFPMLVKTLLPVGLKGLVAGGLMAALMSSLASVFNSCSTIFTIDIYKKLKPKKSEKELLTIGKIATGIIVVLGIIWIPIMEKIGGGVMYQYLQNVQSYIAPPVTAVFLLGILWKRVNSQAAITTLLAGLVLLILRLGSEIYYQPQISAGTDVPGILYGFATINFAHMAIFMFIFSVALCISVTLSTDPPNYEAIRGLSFGTLTAEDKELSKGSYTTIDIVLSALLILIVIGILTYFTG encoded by the coding sequence ATGGAATCAGTTTTACAAACCGCCGATTGGTGGGTTTTAGGTATTTACTTTATCGCCCTTATTGGTGTTGCCGTATGGGTAGTTCTTCAAAAAAATAAGAACACAGAAGATTACTTTTTAGCAGGTAGAAATGTTGGATGGTTTGTAATTGGAGCCTCAATTTTTGCCTCAAACATCGGTTCAGAACACGTTGTAGGATTGGCAGGTACTGGTTTTTCTTCAGGAACTCCAATGGCACATTATGAATTACATGCGTGGATTGTACTTCTATTAGGATGGTTGTTCTTACCATTTTATATGCGAAGTGGCGCATTTACGATGCCCGAGTTCTTAGAAAAACGTTTTGATAGTCGTTCACGATGGTTTTTATCCTTGTTTTCACTCGTTGCTTATGTTCTTACCAAAGTTTCAGTAACCATTTATGCAGGTGGAATTGTCGTGTCCGAATTACTTGGAATACCGTTTTGGTATGGTGCAATTGGTATTGTAATATTTACTGGAATTTACACCGTAGTTGGTGGTATGAAAGCAGTAATTTATACTGAAACATTACAAACTATTATTTTAATTTTAGGGTCTCTAATTATTACCTATTTGGGACTTCAAGAAGTTGGAGGATGGAATCAATTACATAAAACGGTAACTGAAGTAAGTCCAGATCATTTCAATATGTGGAGATCTTACAAAGATCCTGATTTCCCTTGGACAGGTATGTTAATTGGAGGTACAATTGTTGGAGTTTGGTATTGGTGTACCGACCAATATATTGTACAACGAACATTGGCTGCCAACAATATAAAAATTGGTCGTCGTGGAGCCATTTTTGGTGCTTATTTAAAACTACTTCCAATATTAATTTTCTTAATTCCTGGTATTATTGCATTCGCTTTAACAATTCAAAATCCTGAAATATATGCTGTTGAAAAGGCAGATAGAGCATTTCCCATGCTTGTAAAAACATTATTACCTGTTGGACTGAAAGGTTTAGTTGCTGGTGGATTAATGGCAGCGTTGATGAGTTCATTAGCATCCGTATTTAATTCATGTTCTACCATATTTACCATTGATATTTATAAAAAATTAAAACCAAAAAAAAGCGAAAAAGAATTACTAACCATTGGTAAAATTGCCACTGGAATTATCGTTGTTTTAGGAATAATCTGGATTCCAATTATGGAAAAAATTGGTGGTGGTGTGATGTATCAGTATTTACAAAATGTGCAATCTTATATTGCACCTCCAGTTACTGCTGTATTCTTATTAGGAATTTTATGGAAACGTGTCAATTCACAAGCAGCAATCACCACATTATTGGCTGGTTTGGTGTTGCTAATATTACGATTGGGATCAGAAATTTATTACCAACCACAAATCTCTGCAGGAACTGATGTTCCTGGAATCTTATATGGTTTTGCAACAATTAACTTTGCGCATATGGCAATATTCATGTTCATTTTTTCAGTAGCATTGTGTATTTCTGTTACATTATCAACAGATCCACCAAACTATGAAGCAATTCGTGGATTATCTTTTGGAACACTTACAGCAGAAGATAAAGAATTATCTAAAGGAAGTTACACTACTATTGATATTGTTCTTTCAGCACTGCTAATTTTAATTGTTATTGGAATCTTAACATATTTTACAGGTTGA
- a CDS encoding xylulokinase — translation MYYIGYDLGSSSIKAALIDSATGQTVGVTQYPEQEMEIFSAQTGWAEQNPELWWNHIGQVTHKLLVQTGITSDQVKGIGISYQMHGLVVVDKNQKVLRPSIIWCDSRAVEIGNAAFAGVGEDKCVSNLLNSPGNFTLSKLKWVKENEPHLFEKIDKLLLPGDYIAMKLTGETTTTISGLSEGIMWDFKQNKPADWLFDYMGISTDLIPTIVPTFSNQGTVTSSAAKEIGLPAGIPVLYRAGDQPNNALSLNAFHPGEIAATGGTSGVVYAITDSTDTKESLRINNFAHVNYTKEQPRIGKLLNINGAGIQYSWMKQHIAANSDYNNMNELAANVPVGSDGLRIIPFGNGAERMLNNANNGAAIFNLNFNRHKDEHLFRAALEGIAFSFVYGIDILKNDGVQLSALRAGNDNLFRSEIFSKTIATLINTEINIIDTTGAIGAARAAGVSSGDFKTLTEAFSDNEQVMTYHPLKEKQAYVDAYQLWKNDLEKKYNN, via the coding sequence ATGTATTATATCGGTTATGATTTAGGGAGTTCATCAATTAAAGCAGCTTTAATTGACTCAGCCACTGGACAAACAGTAGGTGTAACTCAATATCCTGAACAAGAAATGGAAATCTTTTCCGCTCAAACTGGTTGGGCTGAACAAAATCCAGAATTATGGTGGAATCACATTGGTCAAGTAACTCACAAATTACTTGTTCAAACTGGAATCACTTCAGATCAAGTAAAAGGAATTGGTATTTCTTACCAAATGCACGGATTGGTTGTAGTTGATAAAAATCAAAAAGTATTGAGGCCTTCAATTATTTGGTGTGACAGTAGAGCTGTAGAAATTGGAAACGCTGCTTTTGCAGGTGTTGGTGAAGATAAATGTGTTTCTAATCTTCTAAATTCACCTGGTAATTTCACCCTTTCAAAATTGAAATGGGTAAAAGAAAATGAACCTCATCTTTTTGAAAAAATTGATAAGTTATTATTACCTGGAGATTACATTGCTATGAAATTAACAGGTGAAACCACAACAACAATCTCTGGACTTTCAGAGGGAATTATGTGGGATTTCAAACAAAATAAACCTGCAGATTGGCTATTTGATTATATGGGAATTAGCACAGATTTAATTCCAACAATAGTTCCAACTTTTTCAAATCAAGGAACTGTAACTAGTTCGGCTGCTAAAGAAATTGGTTTGCCAGCAGGAATTCCAGTTTTATATCGTGCAGGTGATCAACCAAACAATGCTTTATCATTAAATGCATTTCATCCTGGAGAAATTGCCGCTACTGGTGGTACATCGGGTGTTGTGTATGCAATTACTGATAGTACAGACACTAAAGAAAGTTTAAGAATCAACAATTTTGCACATGTTAATTACACAAAAGAGCAACCAAGAATTGGAAAACTCTTAAATATCAATGGTGCAGGAATTCAATACAGTTGGATGAAGCAACACATTGCTGCAAATAGTGATTATAATAACATGAATGAACTCGCAGCAAATGTACCTGTTGGATCTGACGGATTAAGAATTATTCCTTTTGGAAATGGTGCAGAGAGAATGCTTAATAATGCAAATAACGGAGCTGCAATATTCAATCTTAACTTTAACAGACACAAAGACGAACATTTATTTAGAGCCGCATTAGAAGGTATTGCATTTTCATTTGTATACGGAATTGATATCCTAAAAAATGATGGTGTTCAATTATCTGCTTTAAGAGCTGGAAATGACAATCTTTTCCGTTCAGAGATATTCTCAAAAACTATTGCAACTTTAATAAATACTGAAATTAATATTATTGACACTACAGGCGCTATTGGGGCTGCTCGTGCTGCAGGTGTTAGTTCTGGTGATTTCAAAACATTGACTGAAGCATTTTCAGACAATGAACAAGTAATGACCTACCATCCATTAAAAGAAAAGCAGGCATATGTCGATGCTTATCAACTATGGAAAAACGATTTAGAAAAAAAATATAACAACTAA